The DNA region GCAGAGGCTGTTGTTCTACGGTCGGGCCTATGGTCACCACCGACCATTGGTCCGCGTCAAAGTGCTTGTTCAGGGCTGTTTTGACTTGCGCAACGGTCAGTTTCTGAGCCTGTTCGATTGAAAAATCCAGATTGAGCGGCAAGTCGTATTGGTTGATATTGACCAGTCGGGCAAGAATCTGTGAATTGGTGGCGCTGTTCAACGCGCTGCTGCTGCGCAGTTGGCGCAGGGTGTCGTCGAGTTCCTGTTGTGTCGGACCCGTTTGCAAGTAGTCGCGATACATCGCCTGCACCAGCTTCACCGCACCTTCGCTGAACTGTGGGCTGGTATTCAGGCTGATGACGGCAGTACCGCCTTCCTCCCAGAGGGTGTTCTTCAGTTGCACGTCATAGGTCAAACCGCGTTTTTCTCTCAGCTCCGTCATCAGTCGCGAAGAGATTTTCTGCTCACCGAAAATCATATGGGCCACTCTCAGCGCCATGTAATCGGGGTGCTGCGGTGTCACGCCAGGTTGCCCCAGCATGATCTGCGTCTGGTTCAGGGGGCGCTCGATATGCCGTGACGTTGCATCGACCTGTCGGCGCGGGACCGGAATTACGGGGGGCATTTTGGAACCTGCTGGCAGCGCGTTGATAACCTGCAGGCTCATCGCCTGGGCTTGTTCCAGTGTCAGGTCGCCGACCAGGGTAATCAGCACATTCCCCGCGCTATAGGCTTGCCGATGGAACGTCTGGACCTGTTCACGAGAGAGTGCAGCCAGGCTTTTTTCTGTGCCAAAGACTGGTTGGGCGTAAGGGTGTCCAGCCATTAGCAGGTCAATCATGGCTTGGGTGATTTGTGATTCGGGATCCTGCTGCTGGGTCTTGAGGATATTGGTCAGTTCTTTTTTGACGTTGACCAGTGCTTCGTCGGTCAGCAGGGGTTGGCCAAGTATCTGGGTAAACAGCAACAGCGCCGGGTCGCGCTTATCGATGGCAGTCAGGCTGCGCAAGGACAATGAGGCCCGATCCTGCTCGATGCTCATTTTGGTTTTTGCGCCAAGGCCATCAAAGGTTTCGATAATCGCTGAGAGATCCTTGCCCGGTACGCCTTCGTTAAGCAGGCTGAACGTCGTTGCCGCCAGACCGGAATGCTGACCATCTCGCGTGCTGCCGGCAGGAAAACTGACATGCAGGTCGAACATCGGCAGTTCTGGAGTGCGAATAAACAGCACCTTGCCACCGGACGGCGATTTCCAACCGTGGATTTTCAGGGCGCGCGAGGCTGGTGTCTGCGCGTCCAGCTCTGCCAGCGATTGCAGCCGTGGAGACTGAACCACAGCAGGAAGCTGCGGTTCGGTGTCGGCCAAGGCCAGACAGCCTTGCAGGCCACCGATCACTAACAGCCACAGTGTCACGCAACTAACCTTATTCATTATTTTTCTCCACGAGGACATGGGCGGTGCTCAGGCGTTGTCGGGTCAGGTACGTCCGCGCGACGTGCTGAATGTCTGCGGGGGTCACCTGATTCAGTTCATCGACACCCTCTTCCATCAGTCGCCAGGAAAGGCCGATGCTCTCGAGTGCACCGAGGTGATCCGCCTGGTTTTCAATGTCGTCGCGGTTGTAGATCTGCCCGGCGATCAGCAGGGTGCGGGCGCGCTCCAGTTCGACGCTGTCGGGCGGTGCGGACTTGAGTTCGTTGAGCAGTTCCCAGATACGGGCCTGTGCTTGATCGAGGCTTTCATTGCGTTGGCTGTGGAGCTGGGCGGTGAGGGTAAGCAGACTGTCACCTCGATAAAGCGTGTTGTATTCGGACGAGGTGCTAGAAAACAGCCTGTCGGTAAATTGCAGGCTTTTACGCAGGCGTGCGCTGTTCGAACCGGCCAGCAAGGTGTTGAGTAGCCTTAATGCATGCACTGTTCGACGGTTTTCGGCGGTGGCAAGGCTCGGGACATTGAACGACATGATCAATCGAGGCGCCGGGATCGCCTGGTGCAGGATGATTTTCCGCTCTCCGGGCTCGGCCAACTCCATCGATGTCCTTGCCGCGACAAACGGTCTGGCCGCAAGTACGCCGAAGTAGCGCTCGACCAGGGGCTTCACCTTTTCCAGCGTAACGTCACCGACAATGACGAGCGTGGCATTACCGGGGGCGTAGCGGGTCTGGTACCAGTGACGCACGTCATCAGCGTTCAAGCGTTGCAAGTCGTGCATCCAGCCGATGATTGGCGCGCCATAGCTGCTGGCGGGAAAGGCGATGCTGGTGAGGCGGTGTTGCGCGATTGCGTCGGGATCATCGTCGACTCGTAGCCGTCGTTCTTCCTGAATGACGGAAAGTTCCGGAATGAAATCCTCGGCTCGCAAATGAGCGGTCGAGATCATGTCGGCCATCAACTCGAACGCGACACCCAACTGGTGAGGCTGCACGGTCTGGTAGTAGGCGGTGACGTCCTTATCGGTAAAGGCGTTATGTGACGCGCCCAGCTTGTCCAGAATGGCGGAAGCTTCACCTGCACAGGTCTTGCTGCTGCCTTTGTAGAGCATGTGCTCCAGCGCATGGGACAGGCCAGACTTCCCCGGCGGTTCATCGCTGGAGCCGACCTTGAGCCAGAGTTGTGAGGTCACTACCGGGGCGCGATGGTCCTCGCGCACCACCACTTTCAGGCCGTTGCTTAACGTGAACTCGTGGGTCGGTTGTGCGGGTTCGGCCAGTACCGTGAAGGGCAGTAACCAGGAAAAGAGCAGCATCCTGCTGCGGGAGATGTTCATCCGTGTTCATCCTCAGTGGTTTACGGAAATTGCGTAAACCACTGTGGAGACTTGGACGAGGCCGTTGGCGGTAATTATTTACCGCACTTGATGCCTTGTTTCACGCTACGTTGCGATGACAGTTTCAGTTTGCCAGCGGGCTGCGCTGCCACAACGCGTAATACACTCGCCCGGATTTCTGCTCCCGGTGCAGGCGCCAGTTGCCTGGCAAGCCAAGCGCCGACGGTGCGTTTTCGCTTTCGGTGTAGACCCAGGCGTCATCTGCCAGCCATTGGCGCTCTTCGAGCAAGGCGCAAACGCTCGGCAACAGGTTCTGGTTGAACGGCGGGTCGAGGAACACCACGTCGTAAGCGGTCGCTGTCTGGGTTTCCAGGTAGCGCAGGGCATCGGCAGTCTGCACCTGGCCGGTGGTGCAGCGCAGCGTGCCCAGATGTTCCTTGATGCTGGCGACCGCGATGTTACTGGCGTCCAGCGCCTGACCCATGGCCGCGCCACGGGACAAGGCTTCGAGGAACAACGCGCCGCTGCCGGCGAACGGGTCCAGAACCTTGGCGCCAGCGACATATGGCGCGAGCCAGTTGAACAGGGTTTCACGCACCCGGTCCGGCGTCGGACGCAGGCCCGGTGCGTCCGGGAAGCTCAGCTTCCGGCTGCCCCATTCGCCGCCGATAATGCGCAGTTGGTTCACGCCGTTGTGTACGTTGTGAACGGGTTTTTTAGGACGAGTGGCCATTAATGCTCCGGAACCCCGAGCGGTTGCTCGGCAGGTTTATCAGTTGGGGCCGGTAACGGCTTTTGCGGCACGGTCGGGCCAGCGCTGACGATGACCATTTTATCCGTGCTCAAGTGTTTGTTCAGTGCGGTTTTGACCTGTTCGACCGTCAGGCTCTGGGACTCGCGCATAAAGTCATCCAGATAACTCAACGGCAGGCTGTAGAAACCCATGGCGCCGAGTTGGCCGACGATATCGGCGTTGCTGGCGGTGGACAGCGGGAAGCTGCCGGCCAGTTCACGCTTGGCGTCGTCGAGTTCTTTCTGGGTCGGGCCGGTTTTAAGGTAGTCGGCGAGCACGTCCTGCACCAGTTTCAGCGTGCCTTCGCTCATCTCGGCGCGGGTTTGCAGGTTGATCATGAACGGGCCGCGTGCCTGCATCGGGGTGAAGCCCGAATACACGCCATACGTCAGGCCGCGCTTCTCGCGCACTTCGCTCATCAACCGCGTGCCGAAGC from Pseudomonas sp. ACM7 includes:
- a CDS encoding pitrilysin family protein, yielding MNISRSRMLLFSWLLPFTVLAEPAQPTHEFTLSNGLKVVVREDHRAPVVTSQLWLKVGSSDEPPGKSGLSHALEHMLYKGSSKTCAGEASAILDKLGASHNAFTDKDVTAYYQTVQPHQLGVAFELMADMISTAHLRAEDFIPELSVIQEERRLRVDDDPDAIAQHRLTSIAFPASSYGAPIIGWMHDLQRLNADDVRHWYQTRYAPGNATLVIVGDVTLEKVKPLVERYFGVLAARPFVAARTSMELAEPGERKIILHQAIPAPRLIMSFNVPSLATAENRRTVHALRLLNTLLAGSNSARLRKSLQFTDRLFSSTSSEYNTLYRGDSLLTLTAQLHSQRNESLDQAQARIWELLNELKSAPPDSVELERARTLLIAGQIYNRDDIENQADHLGALESIGLSWRLMEEGVDELNQVTPADIQHVARTYLTRQRLSTAHVLVEKNNE
- a CDS encoding pitrilysin family protein, which gives rise to MNKVSCVTLWLLVIGGLQGCLALADTEPQLPAVVQSPRLQSLAELDAQTPASRALKIHGWKSPSGGKVLFIRTPELPMFDLHVSFPAGSTRDGQHSGLAATTFSLLNEGVPGKDLSAIIETFDGLGAKTKMSIEQDRASLSLRSLTAIDKRDPALLLFTQILGQPLLTDEALVNVKKELTNILKTQQQDPESQITQAMIDLLMAGHPYAQPVFGTEKSLAALSREQVQTFHRQAYSAGNVLITLVGDLTLEQAQAMSLQVINALPAGSKMPPVIPVPRRQVDATSRHIERPLNQTQIMLGQPGVTPQHPDYMALRVAHMIFGEQKISSRLMTELREKRGLTYDVQLKNTLWEEGGTAVISLNTSPQFSEGAVKLVQAMYRDYLQTGPTQQELDDTLRQLRSSSALNSATNSQILARLVNINQYDLPLNLDFSIEQAQKLTVAQVKTALNKHFDADQWSVVTIGPTVEQQPLPLPTNEVPQSMCRAETGIVAS
- the rsmD gene encoding 16S rRNA (guanine(966)-N(2))-methyltransferase RsmD, whose protein sequence is MATRPKKPVHNVHNGVNQLRIIGGEWGSRKLSFPDAPGLRPTPDRVRETLFNWLAPYVAGAKVLDPFAGSGALFLEALSRGAAMGQALDASNIAVASIKEHLGTLRCTTGQVQTADALRYLETQTATAYDVVFLDPPFNQNLLPSVCALLEERQWLADDAWVYTESENAPSALGLPGNWRLHREQKSGRVYYALWQRSPLAN